Proteins found in one Fimbriimonadaceae bacterium genomic segment:
- a CDS encoding alpha/beta hydrolase family protein, with protein MPNSKLVRVVIALVLSVVSGLAYGQEPPPVDGPVPPVEFGVLRQVSTGEFTEEFTTSFPSVVASGVPENDTVKLRVIMPTERTGPVPVVILLHFWGATDNMVEVEMAERLAVRGMASVLMPLPYHLSRTPRGMKSGELAVQPDPAKLRQTMAQAVLDVRRTVDWIATRNEFKPGAVAVAGTSLGSLVAELAYAVEPRFRAGAFMLGGADLAGVLWSSSRVVQQREALRRLGYTEDKLRQELVPVEPLTFLKKDDTRPTFVVRARQDTVIPPDTSQALIDHLGNVQVLVLETGHYGGFLVQRRLIDTVARFCEASFSNKSFTAPTKFYSPTVRLAMMADTARGLQVGVGLDVWRSNVNSDAFATVMLAPKGLSIYLGRRVNQGLSLGVVAMPRRAAPALVWSVVF; from the coding sequence ATGCCAAACAGCAAGCTCGTCAGGGTCGTCATCGCGTTAGTGCTGAGTGTAGTCTCAGGCCTGGCCTACGGCCAGGAACCTCCGCCGGTCGACGGGCCGGTACCCCCCGTCGAGTTTGGCGTCCTTCGCCAGGTTTCGACAGGAGAATTCACCGAGGAGTTCACGACGAGCTTCCCCAGCGTCGTGGCCTCAGGCGTGCCGGAGAACGACACCGTCAAGCTCCGCGTCATTATGCCGACCGAGCGGACGGGGCCGGTCCCGGTCGTCATCCTCCTCCACTTTTGGGGCGCGACCGACAACATGGTCGAGGTCGAGATGGCCGAGCGGTTGGCCGTCCGAGGCATGGCCAGCGTGCTGATGCCGTTGCCCTACCACTTGAGCAGGACGCCCCGGGGGATGAAGTCGGGTGAACTGGCGGTCCAGCCCGACCCCGCCAAGCTGAGGCAGACCATGGCCCAGGCGGTCTTGGACGTCCGGCGCACCGTCGACTGGATCGCGACCCGGAACGAGTTCAAACCGGGTGCCGTCGCCGTTGCGGGCACGTCGCTGGGTTCCCTGGTGGCCGAACTGGCCTACGCCGTTGAACCACGGTTCCGGGCCGGAGCCTTTATGCTGGGCGGTGCGGACCTCGCCGGCGTCTTGTGGTCGAGTTCGAGGGTCGTCCAGCAGCGCGAGGCGCTCCGCCGCCTGGGCTACACCGAGGACAAGCTCCGCCAGGAACTCGTCCCCGTCGAGCCACTCACCTTTCTCAAAAAGGACGACACGAGGCCGACCTTTGTCGTCCGGGCACGACAAGACACCGTCATTCCCCCTGACACGAGCCAAGCCCTGATCGACCACCTCGGCAATGTGCAGGTCTTGGTTCTTGAAACCGGACATTATGGGGGGTTTCTCGTCCAAAGGCGGCTCATAGACACCGTCGCCCGGTTTTGTGAGGCGTCGTTCAGCAACAAGTCGTTCACCGCACCGACGAAGTTTTACTCCCCGACCGTCCGCCTGGCGATGATGGCGGACACGGCCCGCGGCCTCCAAGTCGGCGTCGGCCTCGACGTCTGGCGGTCCAACGTGAACTCCGACGCCTTCGCCACCGTCATGCTTGCCCCCAAGGGCCTCTCGATTTATTTGGGCCGAAGGGTGAACCAGGGTCTATCATTAGGGGTGGTGGCAATGCCGCGCCGTGCGGCACCGGCTTTGGTATGGAGCGTGGTCTTTTAG
- a CDS encoding GNAT family N-acetyltransferase produces the protein MTEAVLRFREPYTLISGPTDLSFCNFAAGFDLDKDIDRHLSWLARYASETVGFWAFAMTGDSPDDLPARLEAHGFERRQAMVQMTCPAPPLRLVHHLDEARSPFDRRETARFMADQFFSRTGDEGRARIAAATAGSSHRLFGWRDRAGVASAVMVSVSARAFGLYNLCVRSDVREAGHGTDAVEFVKFMAAEAGRPVVLQCAAELVPWYQRRGFEPSGRIEAYTYPRTVPWPVI, from the coding sequence ATGACCGAGGCCGTCCTCCGGTTTCGGGAGCCGTACACCCTCATTTCCGGGCCCACCGACCTCTCGTTTTGCAATTTCGCGGCGGGGTTTGACTTGGACAAGGACATTGACCGCCACCTGTCATGGTTGGCCCGCTATGCGTCGGAGACCGTCGGCTTCTGGGCCTTCGCGATGACCGGCGACTCGCCTGACGACCTGCCCGCCCGGCTGGAAGCCCATGGGTTCGAGCGGCGCCAGGCGATGGTGCAGATGACCTGCCCGGCCCCGCCGCTCCGGCTGGTCCACCACCTGGACGAGGCCCGGTCTCCTTTCGACCGGCGGGAGACCGCGCGGTTCATGGCGGACCAGTTCTTTAGCCGGACGGGGGACGAAGGACGGGCGCGAATCGCGGCCGCGACAGCGGGCTCGTCCCACCGGTTGTTCGGTTGGCGGGACCGCGCCGGGGTCGCCTCGGCGGTGATGGTGTCGGTCTCGGCGCGGGCGTTCGGGCTCTACAACCTATGCGTCCGCAGCGACGTGCGCGAAGCGGGCCACGGCACCGACGCGGTCGAGTTCGTCAAGTTCATGGCCGCCGAGGCGGGCCGTCCGGTCGTGCTCCAATGCGCCGCCGAGCTCGTGCCCTGGTACCAACGGCGGGGATTTGAGCCGAGCGGACGGATCGAGGCCTACACCTATCCCCGGACCGTGCCCTGGCCCGTCATTTAG
- a CDS encoding lactate/malate dehydrogenase family protein: MKVSIIGGGGRVGSDAAYALQLGGLINEIALVDVNQDLAAGEALDLRHGASLIANQTFTSGSYEACAGSDCVVITAGLRRKPDESRLDLINRNVGLFKGILDELKKVKLASGATILVVSNPVDILTHMTVADGTWEASKVLGLGTVLDTSRFRSLLADHFKVGAADVKAVILGEHGDSMVPIWSSATINGVPLASLPGFTQELADQLFDATKKSGATVIAQKGGAGRAVGVSIKEVVEAIALDNHKLLPVSSAQTGVMGISDISLSLPTFVGRAGAVKVLEPAVSAAEKEGLLKSAEALKATWKQVQGS, translated from the coding sequence ATGAAAGTCAGCATTATCGGCGGTGGCGGCCGGGTCGGCAGCGACGCCGCGTACGCCCTTCAACTCGGCGGCCTGATCAACGAGATCGCCTTGGTCGACGTCAACCAGGACTTGGCCGCGGGCGAGGCCCTCGACCTTCGTCACGGCGCCAGTCTGATCGCGAACCAGACGTTCACGAGCGGTAGCTACGAGGCCTGCGCGGGTAGCGACTGCGTCGTCATCACCGCGGGCCTGCGCCGCAAGCCCGACGAGAGCCGCCTCGACCTCATCAACCGCAACGTCGGCCTGTTCAAGGGCATCTTGGACGAGTTGAAGAAGGTCAAACTGGCCTCGGGCGCGACCATTTTGGTCGTCAGCAACCCCGTCGACATCCTCACCCACATGACCGTCGCCGACGGCACTTGGGAGGCGTCAAAGGTCCTCGGCCTGGGCACCGTCCTCGACACGAGCCGGTTCCGTTCGTTGCTCGCCGACCACTTCAAGGTCGGTGCGGCCGACGTGAAGGCGGTGATCTTGGGCGAGCACGGCGACTCGATGGTCCCCATCTGGTCGTCGGCGACGATCAACGGCGTGCCCCTCGCCTCGCTGCCGGGCTTCACCCAGGAGCTCGCCGACCAGCTGTTCGACGCCACCAAGAAGTCAGGCGCGACGGTCATCGCCCAGAAGGGCGGCGCGGGCCGGGCGGTCGGCGTGTCGATCAAGGAGGTCGTCGAGGCCATCGCCCTCGACAACCACAAGCTCCTTCCCGTGTCGTCGGCCCAGACCGGCGTCATGGGGATCAGTGACATCTCCCTCAGCCTGCCCACGTTTGTCGGCCGGGCCGGAGCCGTCAAGGTCTTGGAGCCCGCCGTCAGCGCGGCGGAGAAGGAGGGCCTGCTCAAGAGCGCCGAAGCGCTCAAGGCCACCTGGAAGCAAGTCCAGGGTTCGTGA
- a CDS encoding glycosyltransferase family 2 protein — MATVSVIVPSYNHGRFLTACLDSVLAQTFTDWDLQLIDDGSADDSVATARSYAARDPRIRVAVNDANLGTYATQQKCLEMSSGPLVAVMNSDDFWHPEKLAKQVAALETSPEATFSYVLGWKADDKGCPDEGEDVHAGWPTTPRQDLLPCLLNENRVLASGVVFRRKGLRFETSCRYSGDHVALLEASWRGPAVCVPERLTYWRMHENNSFTVSERQMLEEVRLREALLAHASDWRRARPGSGAVEEGLAANAQNLFAVYALLGCRGRAWRLGQPMLGHGPSRLRGLKRALGLFLPRRVVRDHFWSANPHAAGVSTDFRRLDREIRGLAPLKLDLA, encoded by the coding sequence ATGGCGACGGTCAGCGTGATTGTGCCGAGTTACAACCACGGCCGGTTCTTGACGGCGTGCTTGGACAGCGTCCTTGCCCAGACCTTTACCGACTGGGACCTCCAGTTGATCGACGACGGTAGCGCGGACGACAGCGTGGCGACCGCACGGAGCTACGCCGCCCGAGACCCCCGCATCCGGGTCGCGGTCAACGACGCCAACCTGGGCACCTACGCTACCCAGCAAAAATGCTTGGAAATGTCGTCGGGGCCGCTTGTCGCGGTGATGAACTCCGATGACTTTTGGCACCCCGAGAAACTGGCTAAGCAAGTGGCGGCCTTGGAGACTTCGCCCGAGGCGACGTTCAGCTATGTCCTCGGTTGGAAGGCCGACGACAAGGGTTGTCCCGACGAGGGGGAGGACGTCCACGCCGGCTGGCCGACGACGCCGAGGCAAGACCTGCTGCCCTGTCTCTTGAACGAGAACCGGGTGCTCGCCAGCGGGGTCGTGTTTCGACGGAAGGGGCTCCGCTTCGAGACTTCATGCCGTTATTCGGGCGACCATGTCGCCCTGTTGGAGGCCAGTTGGCGAGGCCCGGCAGTCTGCGTGCCCGAACGCCTGACCTATTGGCGGATGCACGAAAACAACTCGTTCACGGTCAGCGAGCGCCAAATGCTGGAGGAGGTGCGGCTACGCGAGGCGCTCCTTGCCCACGCGTCCGACTGGCGGCGGGCCCGTCCGGGCAGCGGCGCCGTCGAGGAAGGGTTGGCCGCGAACGCCCAGAACTTGTTCGCCGTCTACGCCCTGCTGGGGTGTCGGGGTCGGGCGTGGCGGCTGGGACAACCCATGTTGGGCCACGGGCCGTCGCGTCTCCGTGGGTTGAAGAGGGCCCTTGGGCTTTTCTTGCCCCGTCGTGTCGTCCGAGACCATTTCTGGTCGGCCAACCCCCACGCGGCCGGGGTCTCGACCGACTTCAGGCGTCTTGACCGCGAGATCCGTGGCTTGGCGCCGCTGAAACTTGACCTGGCTTGA
- a CDS encoding dihydrodipicolinate synthase family protein encodes MFLEPGVYPASVTPLTDDDKVDEESLARLLAKFEAEGCRGVVLAGTNGEGPSLSAVEKRDLVRLGVACRGKLKVVLGVATPSLDEAKWLATQAGKAGADGILVMPPAYFRWVDTEGIVAWFKALADASPLPLLAYNFPKATGIPLTAATMGRLLEHPNIAGLKDSSGEEGNIAAYRQAAGPDKVLFVGDESLLVPAMEAGWTGTISGAANTVAPWLVRTVAEPDQRAVLRDLLDPVIAALRGSPQPPTNKALLHWLGAISSPRARLPLTTLDPVEVKSVLSGRLGLKPGQVSAAPSHGSRGQDA; translated from the coding sequence ATGTTCTTGGAGCCAGGCGTCTATCCCGCCTCGGTCACCCCGCTGACGGACGACGACAAGGTCGACGAGGAGTCGCTTGCCCGGCTACTGGCCAAGTTTGAGGCAGAGGGGTGTCGAGGCGTCGTGCTGGCCGGCACGAACGGCGAAGGGCCGTCGCTCTCGGCCGTCGAGAAGCGCGACCTTGTCCGCCTCGGCGTCGCGTGCCGAGGCAAGCTCAAGGTGGTCTTGGGGGTGGCGACGCCGAGCCTCGACGAAGCAAAGTGGCTCGCCACTCAGGCGGGCAAGGCCGGTGCTGACGGAATCCTTGTCATGCCACCCGCGTACTTTCGATGGGTCGACACGGAGGGGATCGTCGCCTGGTTCAAGGCCCTTGCCGACGCCTCGCCGCTCCCCCTCTTGGCCTACAACTTTCCCAAGGCGACGGGGATCCCGTTGACGGCAGCGACAATGGGGAGGCTGCTGGAGCACCCCAACATCGCCGGTCTCAAGGACTCGAGCGGCGAGGAAGGCAACATCGCCGCCTACCGACAGGCCGCCGGGCCCGACAAGGTCTTGTTTGTCGGAGACGAGTCGCTCCTGGTGCCCGCCATGGAGGCAGGGTGGACCGGCACGATCTCCGGCGCGGCCAACACGGTGGCCCCGTGGCTTGTCCGGACCGTCGCCGAGCCCGACCAGCGCGCCGTCTTGCGCGACCTGCTCGACCCCGTCATCGCCGCCCTGCGCGGCTCGCCCCAGCCGCCGACCAACAAAGCCTTGCTCCACTGGCTCGGGGCCATCAGTTCACCGCGGGCCCGGCTCCCCCTGACGACCCTCGACCCCGTCGAAGTGAAGTCCGTCCTCAGCGGACGCCTGGGCCTCAAGCCAGGTCAAGTTTCAGCGGCGCCAAGCCACGGATCTCGCGGTCAAGACGCCTGA
- a CDS encoding HlyC/CorC family transporter — translation MSPLVLALATLALVLASAFFVAAEYAVVGARKSRLEAQAKKGDAGAKRVLAALEHKSTYVAGIQTGITFVGIALGAFVEPPVTEGLVDLIGPVAPTSVVKILSIVLVSYPLVVFGELVPKYFVLRDPERSARWLVRPLQLVVLVMKPVVWLFHASGTMVLRVFGLAGSGDADRVSRDELALIVQAGQEEGAFDENQAEFLSKTLRLDRLDANDVMAHRLDVKWLDVTTPPDQLVEALAAIPHSRIPVCDGDIDEVVGIVYIQDVLKAMASGAMDLRAVARPAVFVPENLTLDRAVVQMRESKTQILIVQDEYGGTSGLLTLEDVVEEVFGDLEDTLESERAPVEQTSQVRLSARGDVRYDELLDFLEMDSDGASTETLAQMVIDTVQRMPRLGDAVETGVGKLRVEQMTRNRIVRVGVYLRHRRPME, via the coding sequence ATGAGCCCCTTGGTCCTTGCCCTGGCCACCTTGGCCCTGGTGCTCGCGAGCGCCTTCTTCGTCGCCGCGGAGTATGCCGTCGTCGGGGCCCGCAAAAGCCGTCTGGAGGCGCAGGCCAAGAAAGGCGACGCCGGAGCCAAACGGGTCTTGGCGGCCCTGGAGCACAAATCCACCTACGTCGCCGGCATCCAGACGGGGATCACCTTCGTGGGCATCGCCCTCGGCGCGTTTGTCGAGCCGCCGGTCACCGAGGGTCTTGTCGACCTGATCGGCCCCGTCGCACCGACCTCGGTGGTCAAGATCCTGTCGATCGTCCTCGTCTCCTATCCCCTCGTCGTCTTTGGCGAGCTTGTGCCGAAGTACTTCGTCCTTCGCGACCCGGAGCGGTCGGCCCGGTGGTTGGTCCGCCCGTTGCAACTGGTCGTCTTGGTCATGAAGCCGGTGGTGTGGCTCTTCCATGCCTCGGGGACGATGGTGTTGCGGGTCTTCGGTCTGGCCGGGTCGGGAGACGCCGACCGCGTCTCCCGCGACGAGTTGGCTTTGATCGTCCAGGCCGGCCAGGAAGAGGGGGCCTTCGACGAGAACCAGGCCGAGTTCCTGAGCAAGACGTTGCGCCTGGACCGGCTGGACGCCAACGACGTGATGGCCCACCGTCTGGACGTCAAGTGGCTGGACGTCACCACCCCGCCTGACCAATTGGTGGAGGCTCTGGCCGCGATCCCCCACTCGCGCATCCCAGTCTGCGACGGGGACATCGACGAGGTGGTGGGGATCGTGTATATCCAAGACGTGCTCAAGGCGATGGCGTCGGGCGCGATGGACTTGCGCGCCGTGGCGCGGCCGGCGGTCTTTGTGCCGGAGAACCTCACCCTCGACCGGGCGGTGGTCCAGATGCGCGAGTCGAAGACCCAGATCCTGATCGTCCAGGACGAATACGGCGGCACCAGCGGTTTGCTCACCCTGGAGGACGTCGTCGAAGAGGTCTTCGGCGACCTGGAGGACACCTTGGAGAGCGAGCGGGCCCCCGTCGAACAGACCAGTCAGGTGCGCCTGAGCGCCCGCGGCGACGTGAGATACGACGAGCTGCTTGACTTCCTCGAAATGGACTCCGACGGAGCTTCGACGGAAACCCTTGCGCAGATGGTGATCGACACGGTGCAGCGGATGCCACGGCTGGGAGACGCGGTCGAAACCGGCGTCGGCAAGTTACGTGTCGAGCAAATGACCCGCAACCGAATCGTCCGCGTCGGGGTCTATCTGCGGCATCGCCGGCCGATGGAGTAG
- a CDS encoding ABC transporter ATP-binding protein, with translation MREAAMIRKRRERRRVPEGSSQYDSVWVVAKRLAKELSPFWRLQVLVLFLTMLQAGFGFLPPVILGDIVNKLQGGERVDTVLYFVYILAFATIAGLLSYAVGFTTQRLSWSFLLAVREKLYDHMQSLPIAYFDKNPTGKLVSNVMNDPSTVQNLITGNLNTMASDAVQLAIVLVVLFSISWKLALLSLVATPVYILNIAWTMKPLNRKSDDIRRTRDEMYGDMQEKLTGIQVVKGFGREKWEVRSFYSLTRGLMGLNLDMSKMGARMWTFAEALGGVGQALVLYYGGMMCLRGEMKAGTLVMFLLYSVHYVYGPIVRFLLVLDPISRAQAAVYRIFRTLDTVNKVSDKEGAKAMPEVEGHVQVQGVWFEYLPDTPVLKGIDLDVRPGEMIAFVGFSGSGKTTLANLLMRHFDPTGGRILVDGHDLRDIQVRSYREQVGYVIQDSALFNTTVLENLRYGRPDATFDQVVEAAKAANIHKTIENLSDGYYTRLGEKGVSLSQGEKQRMSMARALLADPRVLILDEATSSLDSQTEALVQEALDRLLKGRTSFVIAHRLSTIIKADRIVVLEGGVVTATGKHADLIMDDDGLYARMYRQQFAAALN, from the coding sequence ATGCGTGAGGCCGCGATGATCCGGAAGCGGCGCGAGCGGCGGCGCGTGCCCGAGGGGTCGTCGCAATATGACAGTGTCTGGGTGGTCGCCAAGCGGTTGGCCAAGGAGCTCAGCCCGTTCTGGCGGCTCCAAGTCCTCGTCCTGTTCCTCACGATGCTCCAGGCCGGGTTCGGGTTTCTGCCCCCGGTCATCCTGGGCGACATTGTCAACAAGCTCCAGGGCGGCGAGCGTGTCGACACCGTCCTCTATTTCGTTTACATCCTGGCGTTTGCGACCATCGCCGGCTTGCTGAGTTACGCGGTCGGCTTCACCACCCAGCGCCTCTCTTGGTCGTTCCTTCTCGCCGTCAGGGAGAAGCTCTACGACCACATGCAGAGCTTGCCGATCGCCTACTTTGACAAGAACCCGACCGGCAAATTGGTCAGTAACGTGATGAACGACCCGAGCACGGTGCAGAACCTCATCACGGGCAACCTCAACACGATGGCCAGCGACGCCGTGCAGCTGGCCATCGTCCTTGTCGTCCTCTTTTCAATCTCCTGGAAGCTCGCCTTGCTGAGCCTCGTCGCCACCCCGGTCTACATCCTCAACATCGCCTGGACGATGAAGCCCTTGAACCGGAAGAGCGACGACATCCGCCGGACGCGCGACGAGATGTACGGCGACATGCAGGAGAAGTTGACCGGCATCCAAGTCGTCAAGGGGTTCGGCCGGGAGAAGTGGGAAGTCCGCAGCTTTTACTCCCTGACCCGTGGGCTGATGGGGCTTAACCTGGACATGAGCAAGATGGGCGCGCGGATGTGGACCTTTGCCGAGGCCCTCGGCGGTGTCGGGCAGGCCCTCGTGCTCTACTACGGCGGCATGATGTGCCTTCGCGGCGAAATGAAGGCGGGGACGCTGGTCATGTTCTTGCTTTACTCGGTGCACTACGTCTACGGGCCGATCGTCAGGTTCCTGCTGGTGCTCGACCCCATCTCACGGGCGCAGGCGGCGGTCTACCGGATATTCCGCACCCTAGACACGGTGAACAAGGTCAGCGACAAGGAGGGGGCGAAGGCGATGCCCGAGGTAGAGGGGCATGTCCAGGTGCAGGGCGTCTGGTTTGAATACCTGCCGGACACGCCAGTCTTGAAGGGCATTGATTTGGACGTGCGCCCCGGCGAGATGATCGCCTTCGTCGGTTTCAGCGGGTCGGGCAAAACGACGCTCGCCAACCTGCTGATGCGCCACTTCGACCCGACTGGCGGACGGATCTTGGTCGACGGCCACGACTTGCGTGACATCCAGGTGCGGAGCTACCGCGAACAAGTCGGTTATGTGATCCAGGACAGCGCGCTTTTCAACACGACCGTCCTCGAAAATTTGCGCTACGGGCGCCCCGACGCGACTTTTGACCAAGTGGTCGAAGCGGCGAAGGCGGCCAACATCCACAAGACGATCGAAAACCTCTCGGACGGCTACTACACGCGGTTGGGCGAGAAGGGCGTCTCGCTCTCCCAGGGCGAGAAGCAGAGGATGTCGATGGCCCGTGCCCTGCTCGCCGACCCCCGTGTCCTTATCCTCGACGAGGCGACGAGCTCCCTCGACTCCCAGACCGAGGCGCTCGTGCAGGAGGCGCTGGACCGGCTTCTGAAGGGGCGGACGAGCTTTGTCATCGCCCACCGCCTGTCCACGATCATCAAGGCCGACCGGATCGTGGTCCTGGAAGGCGGCGTCGTGACCGCCACCGGGAAGCACGCCGACTTGATCATGGATGACGACGGCCTTTACGCCCGGATGTACCGGCAGCAGTTCGCCGCCGCCCTCAATTAG
- the rpoN gene encoding RNA polymerase factor sigma-54, with protein sequence MANRLGTAVRTGLRTQVRVDPKVVLGSHLLEVSQIELEQAIEAELQENPALERIDDFEEPVTFDEIVSSIAPRDRSRQTDDHEQARSVPQDASYDLDWTDLAGTNDSLLDHLLGQLRVALPARLWPLVTYFVGSINDRGYLTCTVEEAALDCDALLEDAETVLAALKACEPAGVGAADLRECLWLQTRDATTEAEKLARAMLKRNWDDLVSRDSRAVMRCYGVDRETVDAAFDVILRLSPFPGEAFADGHKRTRRDDPATVRPDVVLRFDPTGWIVEVPGPNALSLRLDPAYARRRAELDDKPWSNAERRHVFEFSQRAEQFIDAISDRRRTLALIGKHLVECQTGFVQTGEYRFLGTLTRTQVARDLGLHESTVSRATNGKFVQIATGDLVSFDIFFKPALRVQKLIEEILAHENPDNPLSDDRISQMLAERGVKVARRTVNKYRDQSKQLSSRLRRAG encoded by the coding sequence GTGGCAAACAGGCTAGGGACAGCGGTCAGGACAGGGTTGCGCACCCAGGTGCGCGTCGATCCCAAGGTCGTCTTGGGCAGCCACCTTCTGGAGGTCAGCCAGATCGAACTGGAGCAGGCGATCGAGGCGGAACTCCAGGAAAACCCGGCCCTCGAACGGATCGACGACTTTGAGGAGCCGGTCACCTTCGACGAGATCGTCTCGTCGATCGCGCCGCGCGACAGGTCTCGGCAGACCGACGACCATGAGCAGGCCAGGTCGGTTCCGCAAGACGCCAGCTACGACCTGGACTGGACGGACCTTGCGGGGACAAACGACTCGCTGCTCGACCACCTGCTCGGGCAGTTGCGCGTCGCCCTGCCGGCCCGGCTGTGGCCGCTCGTCACCTACTTTGTCGGTTCGATCAACGACCGTGGCTACCTGACTTGCACCGTGGAAGAGGCCGCCCTTGACTGCGACGCCCTCCTCGAAGACGCCGAGACAGTCCTGGCCGCCCTCAAGGCCTGCGAACCGGCCGGGGTCGGAGCGGCGGACTTGCGCGAATGCCTGTGGCTCCAGACCCGGGACGCCACGACCGAGGCGGAGAAGTTGGCCCGCGCCATGCTCAAGCGCAACTGGGACGACCTCGTCTCCCGCGACTCACGGGCCGTGATGCGGTGCTATGGCGTCGACCGCGAGACCGTCGACGCCGCCTTCGACGTGATCCTCCGGCTCTCACCCTTCCCGGGCGAAGCCTTTGCCGACGGACACAAGCGGACCCGGCGGGACGATCCCGCCACCGTTCGTCCCGACGTCGTCCTCCGATTTGATCCCACGGGCTGGATCGTCGAGGTGCCCGGTCCGAACGCCCTCAGCCTGCGGCTTGACCCCGCTTACGCCCGGCGGCGCGCCGAGCTAGACGACAAGCCGTGGAGCAACGCAGAGCGCCGCCACGTCTTCGAGTTCTCCCAGCGGGCCGAACAGTTCATCGACGCGATCTCCGACCGTCGCCGCACCCTGGCCCTGATCGGCAAGCACCTGGTCGAGTGCCAGACCGGCTTTGTCCAGACCGGCGAGTACCGGTTCCTCGGCACGCTGACCCGGACGCAGGTCGCCCGCGACCTCGGTCTCCATGAAAGCACGGTCAGCCGGGCGACCAACGGGAAGTTCGTCCAGATCGCCACGGGCGACCTGGTCTCGTTCGACATCTTCTTCAAGCCCGCGTTGCGTGTCCAGAAGCTCATCGAGGAAATCTTGGCCCACGAGAACCCGGACAACCCCCTCAGCGACGACCGCATCTCGCAGATGCTCGCCGAGCGGGGGGTCAAGGTGGCCCGGCGGACCGTCAACAAGTACCGCGACCAGAGCAAGCAGTTGAGCAGCCGCCTTCGCCGTGCCGGCTGA
- a CDS encoding riboflavin synthase, with amino-acid sequence MFTGIVQAVGRVAETAALKTVVDIGDAWPGDPVALGESVAVQGVCLTAATTGRSITFDLSEETLRRTTLAQLGKGAEVNLERAMRPSDRFGGHIVQGHVDRVGTVLAVEDRKGWWEFVFDAGLGGGRYLVDKGSVCVDGVSLTVVEPDGDVFRVAVVPHTFEVTTLGRRQAGDKVNIEFDVLAKHVEHLLAYRPAGSATER; translated from the coding sequence ATGTTCACGGGGATCGTCCAGGCGGTCGGCCGGGTGGCCGAGACTGCTGCCCTCAAGACCGTGGTCGACATCGGCGACGCTTGGCCCGGCGACCCGGTGGCGTTGGGCGAGAGCGTGGCGGTGCAGGGGGTCTGCCTGACCGCGGCGACGACGGGACGGAGCATCACTTTCGACTTAAGCGAGGAGACCCTTCGACGCACCACCCTTGCCCAGTTGGGCAAAGGCGCTGAGGTGAACTTGGAGCGGGCCATGCGGCCAAGTGACCGGTTCGGCGGGCACATCGTCCAGGGACATGTGGACCGGGTCGGCACGGTACTGGCGGTCGAGGACCGGAAAGGCTGGTGGGAGTTCGTCTTTGACGCGGGCCTAGGCGGCGGGCGCTACCTGGTCGACAAAGGCTCGGTCTGCGTCGACGGGGTCAGTCTGACTGTCGTCGAGCCCGACGGCGACGTCTTCAGGGTCGCCGTGGTCCCCCACACTTTTGAAGTCACGACCCTTGGCAGACGCCAGGCAGGTGACAAAGTGAACATTGAGTTCGACGTGCTTGCCAAGCACGTCGAACACCTGCTGGCTTACCGCCCGGCCGGATCTGCGACCGAGCGGTAA